In one Herpetosiphonaceae bacterium genomic region, the following are encoded:
- a CDS encoding MFS transporter, producing the protein MSKQSQLETHDTAQTAITFNTEEFKESIEPQKDPQNKPAKSQTVSYRQLLSNPNFRRLWLGQSISTFGSYFTRVAIPIYVYRVTGGSYTHLGLSFFASLLPPLLFGLLAGALVDRWDRRRTMIVTDLLNIVLLCALIATVLLPLGSLVQLGALYTITFLSSALHQIFHPARIAIFTEVVSDDELLSANSLDQSTTSLGELMSYPLAAIVLGYFGPAIAFGIDAVSFLLSALLIWRVKVRSTPPETRANTNILSEIADGLATINKLPLLRKLAILSLIVPLTLSLLATLQLPFAVEMLGSTEAVGYSTLEGATVFGLLIGTLLLGRFGQHITRWKLLASGIISYGAAVTVVGLVPDIGFYLSLPAKTEGNPWTPLLLLAMPFVFLQGAANSLIYTSIRTMQQEHSPRAMLGRVSSTISVAASVGWSTGALLTWLGEGRINTMIITIGIIIFVIGVLSLRWLRVPPVEPQPTAKQAVPEQSF; encoded by the coding sequence TTGTCAAAGCAATCACAACTTGAAACACACGATACCGCACAGACAGCTATAACATTTAACACCGAAGAGTTTAAAGAATCCATTGAGCCCCAGAAAGATCCACAAAACAAACCAGCAAAGTCTCAAACAGTCTCATATCGGCAACTATTATCTAACCCCAACTTCCGGCGGCTCTGGCTAGGCCAGTCGATCAGCACCTTCGGCAGCTATTTTACCCGGGTTGCCATCCCGATCTATGTCTATAGAGTCACGGGAGGCTCCTACACACATCTTGGTCTTTCATTCTTTGCATCGCTGCTGCCACCGCTCTTGTTTGGGCTGCTTGCCGGCGCGCTCGTCGATCGCTGGGACCGGCGGCGGACGATGATCGTGACCGATCTATTGAACATCGTCCTGCTTTGTGCGCTGATCGCCACTGTGCTATTGCCCCTGGGGTCGCTAGTTCAGCTTGGCGCGCTCTATACGATAACCTTCTTATCCTCCGCGCTCCACCAGATTTTCCACCCGGCGCGAATCGCAATCTTCACCGAGGTTGTGTCGGACGATGAGCTATTATCCGCCAACTCGCTCGATCAGTCGACGACCAGCCTCGGCGAATTGATGAGCTATCCCCTGGCAGCGATCGTCCTGGGCTACTTCGGCCCGGCGATCGCGTTTGGCATCGATGCCGTCAGCTTTTTGCTGTCGGCGCTGCTGATCTGGCGCGTCAAAGTCCGCTCCACACCGCCCGAAACCCGCGCAAACACCAATATTTTGAGCGAGATTGCCGACGGCCTCGCGACAATCAATAAACTGCCGCTGCTGCGCAAGCTTGCGATCCTGAGCCTGATCGTACCGCTCACCTTGTCGCTGCTGGCAACGCTTCAGTTGCCGTTCGCGGTCGAGATGCTAGGCAGCACGGAGGCGGTCGGTTACTCGACGTTAGAAGGCGCGACGGTGTTCGGCCTTCTCATCGGCACGCTGCTTCTCGGTCGATTCGGGCAGCACATCACGCGCTGGAAGCTGCTGGCGAGTGGGATAATTAGCTATGGCGCAGCCGTAACAGTCGTCGGCCTGGTGCCGGACATCGGCTTCTACCTGTCACTGCCCGCAAAAACAGAGGGCAACCCGTGGACACCATTGTTACTGCTGGCGATGCCGTTTGTGTTTCTCCAGGGGGCGGCCAACAGCTTGATCTACACCAGCATACGCACGATGCAGCAGGAGCACAGCCCGCGCGCGATGTTAGGACGAGTCTCAAGCACGATCTCGGTCGCGGCAAGTGTCGGCTGGTCAACCGGTGCGCTCCTCACCTGGCTGGGTGAAGGACGTATCAATACGATGATTATCACCATCGGGATTATCATCTTCGTCATCGGTGTGTTGAGCCTGCGCTGGCTGCGTGTGCCGCCCGTAGAGCCTCAGCCGACAGCGAAGCAGGCTGTTCCAGAGCAATCGTTCTAG
- a CDS encoding phenylalanine--tRNA ligase beta subunit-related protein, which translates to MVVVTLDPHVQQLLPKLLVGLVEAEQLRVQAHDAGLWSMLEELCEHLRFELKGKVAADHPHVAATRRAYRALGDDPTHYRPANEALLRRVLSHRALPQINVVVDINNYISLAHGFAVGCYDLAQIVGAAVVRRGEDGEQYEPIGKQAVDATNRLALADERGIFGSPTADSQRTMVTAETQRVLVAIFGFEAAQSAIDRAVDETAQLLSRFCGGQIVDRRVLAANEQ; encoded by the coding sequence ATGGTGGTTGTGACGCTCGATCCGCATGTGCAACAACTACTGCCGAAGCTGCTGGTGGGGCTGGTCGAGGCGGAGCAGCTTCGTGTCCAGGCGCATGATGCCGGGCTGTGGTCCATGCTGGAGGAGCTGTGCGAGCATCTGCGCTTCGAGCTGAAGGGCAAGGTTGCCGCTGATCATCCGCACGTTGCCGCCACGCGCCGGGCCTATCGCGCACTCGGCGACGATCCCACGCATTACCGGCCCGCCAACGAGGCGCTGCTCCGGCGCGTGCTGAGCCATCGGGCGCTGCCGCAGATCAATGTCGTTGTCGACATCAACAACTATATCTCGCTCGCGCACGGCTTTGCGGTCGGCTGTTACGATCTGGCGCAGATCGTCGGTGCCGCCGTTGTGCGCCGTGGCGAGGACGGCGAGCAGTACGAGCCGATCGGCAAGCAAGCGGTCGATGCGACCAACCGGCTGGCGCTGGCCGATGAGCGGGGCATCTTCGGCAGCCCCACCGCCGACTCGCAGCGTACGATGGTGACGGCTGAGACGCAGCGCGTGCTCGTTGCGATCTTCGGCTTCGAGGCGGCGCAATCGGCGATCGATCGCGCGGTCGACGAGACGGCTCAGTTGCTCAGTCGTTTTTGCGGCGGGCAGATCGTCGATCGGCGTGTGCTTGCCGCTAACGAGCAGTAA